The genomic stretch AGACGGTCATCGCCAGAGTGGTGGCGGTGTCGATCCTCCGGGAGTAGGAGATCCCGAACGTCAGCGCGATTCCATAGAGGAACCAGCACGAGAAGCTGAGAGCGAAGGCGGCAAACAGACGTCGGAGCCAGAGCGACTGCTGCTCGCTGCCGGTCAACTCACCCAGTCGGCGGAGACTCGCAACGAGGTAGCAAACGAAATGCACGAACTGTAGCGCCCAGAAGGTGAGCATGAACGGATCGGCGGATCCCGAGAACGATTCGTAAGTCGACTCGAGGAGCCGTCGCTTCACCTCGGCCGGCAACAGATAAAAGCGGGAGAAAAGGAGCAAGCACACGACGAAGGGCAGGAAATGCACCGCGCACCGTCTCCGGAGCCGGAATGACGTTTCGAGCAGCGCCCGGACGTACAGATACAAGAGGGGGCCGTATAGGTACGGAAAGAACCAGACGAAACCCCAAAGGTGCGGCGCCTGTCCCAGAGCGCGTGTCCAATAGAGCACGATGTGGAGCAGATGAAGCGAGTAGAGTCCGACGAGAGCAGCCAGGATCCGGTTAGCGAGGCGGTTCCCGCGGGCCTGGGTCCATAGCACGAGCCCGAGGAAGAAACCGTGAATCACTCCGAGGAGCGCGAGTGTTTCCCCGAGACCGAGCTCCGTCGTCATGGCTTCCTTACGCTCCTATGCTACTGCTTTACGGGTCAGCTGGGTGATGCTAGGCTGCTGGCGTTTGGATGGTCCTTTCCCAAATGAGGTCGAGAATGCGCACGTGCCCGCTCGTTGCGGTGGCACTCATGCTGGTTACAGGGGTGGCCACCGCTCAGGGCGACCGAGGCAAGCGGCTCTACGACGCCCACTGTGCGCGTTGTCACAGCATCGGCGGTACCGGCGGAGAGGGACCAGCGCTCGCGCGTCCCGTTCTTCCGCGCGCAGCGGACGACGAGACGCTATTCGACGTCATCCGGAATGGCATCGAAGGTACGGACATGCCCGAGACCTGGCAGCTCTCGAAGTCCGAGATCGAAGAGATCGTTCTTTACGTTCGCTCGCTCGGTCGGATCGAGCGAGAAGCCTTGACCGGTGACCCGGAGCGAGGACGGGCCCTCTACGAGGGCAGGGGAGGTTGCGTCGTCTGCCACATCGTCGAAGGGGAGGGCGGCATACTCGGGCCCGACCTCACGAACATCGGCTCATTGCGCGGAACGGCGCATTTGCGCGAGGCCCTGACGGACCCCGGTGCCTCGGTTCTGAAAGGCTACGTGGTCGTTCGCGCGATCCAGGCGGATGGGACCGAAGTCACTGGGCATCGCATCAACGAGGACTCGTTCACCATCCAGCTTCGCGATGAGCGGGGCCGATTTCACTCCTTGTCGAAGCGCGACCTTCGCGAGCTCGAGCCGAAACCAGGGCAGAGCCTGATGCCGAGCTACGAGAAAGAGCTCACGTCCGAGGAGATCGAAGACATCGTTGCCTTTCTCGCGGGCTTGAGAGGTGCACCGTGACTCGGTCGGTGATTCTGCTCGTCACGGTCTTTGCCTTCTCGGCCATGCTCGAAGGGCAAGTGACCTACGAGCGACTGAGAAACGCGGATAGGGAGCCGGGTCAGTGGCTCACCTACTCGGGGGACTATGCATCGCACCGGTTCTCATCCCTCGACGAGATCAGTCGCGACAACGTCGCCAGGCTGAGGCCGGCCTGGATCTATCAAACCCAGGAGTCGGGAGAGCTCGAGACGT from Vicinamibacteria bacterium encodes the following:
- a CDS encoding helix-turn-helix domain-containing protein, with product MTTELGLGETLALLGVIHGFFLGLVLWTQARGNRLANRILAALVGLYSLHLLHIVLYWTRALGQAPHLWGFVWFFPYLYGPLLYLYVRALLETSFRLRRRCAVHFLPFVVCLLLFSRFYLLPAEVKRRLLESTYESFSGSADPFMLTFWALQFVHFVCYLVASLRRLGELTGSEQQSLWLRRLFAAFALSFSCWFLYGIALTFGISYSRRIDTATTLAMTVSIYAVGYTALRVPEIFIGELARLRRGKYEGSTLTEAAISEYRERLVAVMESARPHVDANLRLLDLASLLEVPPYQLSQVINQGFGLRFNDFVNRYRVEEAKRLLSDPARRDESLLSLAFEAGFNNKTSFNQAFKKYTQMTPSRFRQELSRQEGSSRRF
- a CDS encoding c-type cytochrome gives rise to the protein MRTCPLVAVALMLVTGVATAQGDRGKRLYDAHCARCHSIGGTGGEGPALARPVLPRAADDETLFDVIRNGIEGTDMPETWQLSKSEIEEIVLYVRSLGRIEREALTGDPERGRALYEGRGGCVVCHIVEGEGGILGPDLTNIGSLRGTAHLREALTDPGASVLKGYVVVRAIQADGTEVTGHRINEDSFTIQLRDERGRFHSLSKRDLRELEPKPGQSLMPSYEKELTSEEIEDIVAFLAGLRGAP